From the genome of Alcanivorax sp.:
ACGATCTGACGGGCCTCGGTGGAGGGTGGCAGCGAGACCTTCATGCGTCGGGCCATGAACCGCAGGCTGGCACCCTGGCCGATCAGGGAAATCAGCACCACCACCAGGGTGATGTCGAACAGCAGATAGGTCTGCTCCACCCCGGCCAGCAACGGGAACACGGCCAGTACGATGGGCACCGCCCCGCGCAGGCCGGTCCAGGCGATAAAGATTTCTTCCCGGGCCTTGAAGCGAAAGGGCAACAGGCTGATCCACACCGCCACCGGCCGCGCGAACAGCATCAGGAACGCGGCTACGGCCAGCGCCCACACCAGGTGTTCAGTCAGCCGGGAGGGAGTCACCAGCAGACCGAGAATCAGGAACATGCCGGACTGGGCCAGCCAGGCCATGGAATCCATGGACTTGAGTATGTTGTCGCCGGTGCCGCCTCGGCGATTGCCCGCCACCAGCCCGGTGAGGTAAATGGCCAGAAAACCGGAACCGCCCACCAGATTGGTGACGGCGAACACCATGGCGCCACCACTGCACAGCAGCAGCGCGTGCAGGCCTTCGTTGCTGCGCACCCGCAACAGCACTTCACTGATCCCCACCCCCAGCAGCAGCCCCAGCAGGATACCCAGGCCGAACTGCTTGAGCAGAGTGATGGCCATGCCGAAGCCCCACTGAGTGTCCGGCTCCACCAACATGCCCACCAGCATCAGGGTGATAAAGATGGCCATGGGATCATTGAGCCCGGATTCAATTTCCAGGGTGCTGGCCACCCGCTCATTGAGCTTGACCCCGGCGCCCTTGATCACACTGAACACCGCCGCTGCATCCGTGGAGCCGATAATGCCGCCCAGCAGCAGCCCCAGGCGCCAGTCCACGCCCATCAACCAGATGGCAAACGCCCCCACCAGGCCAGCGGAAATCGCCACCCCCAGGGTGGCCAGACTGAGCGCCGGGCGCAGGCCCAGTTTGAAGGTGCTTAACCGGGTACGCAGGCCGCCATCCAGCAGGATCACCGCCAGGGCGATATTGCCGATTACATAGGCGGTGGAAAAATCATCGAATTCAATGCCGCCGATCCCGTCTTCACCAGCCAGCATCCCCACCACCAGGAAGATCAGCAGTGACGGCACCCCGAACCGGGCACTCAGCGAGCCCAGCAACAGGCCGGTAAACATCAGGCCGGTGCCGACAAGAAGGAAAAGGTTCAGAGAGTACAAGGAGTTTTCCGGTTAAGTGAGATCAGGGTTCTATAGTAGAATAGCTTACACGCAAGGGGTGGGTTGAGTTAAAAGTTGAAAGTTTAAAGTTGAAACGCGGTTCGGGGCTTTAGTGTGCGGCTACCCACTACCCGCGATTACCGGTAATGGCGCGGGCACGGAACCCCAAAACAGAGAGCCCATCCCGCGCTTTTGAACTTTAAACTTTCAACTTTGAACTGACTCTCCCGCGTGATGCTTGCAGCGTGAAGCGTTGTCCCTATACTATCGCGCCCCTTTGATCATATTTTGAGCAGCAGGCAAGCCCTGCAAGGTGTTTATCCATGGACTATTCCCAGCGTTATGGCGTGATCGTGATCGGTGGCGGTCATGCCGGTACCGAAGCCGCCCTGGCGTCTGCGCGCATGGGCGTGTCCACCCTGTTGCTTACCCACAACATCGAAACCCTGGGCCAGATGAGCTGTAACCCGGCCATCGGCGGTATTGGCAAGAGCCACCTGGTGCGCGAGATCGATGCCCTGGGCGGGGCCATGGCCCGCGCCACCGATAAAGGCGGCATCCAGTTTCGTGTGCTCAATGCCCGCAAGGGCCCGGCGGTGCGCGCCACCCGCGCCCAGGCGGACCGTATCCGCTACAAGGCGGCGATTCGCGACATCCTCGAAAACCAGCCCAACCTGACTATCTTCCAGCAGCCTGTCGACGACCTGATCGTGGACAATGGCCGCTGTGTCGGTGCCGTTACCAATATGGGGCTGCGTTTTCATGGCGATGCGGTGGTGCTGTGTACCGGTACCTTCCTGGGCGGCGTCATTCATATCGGCATGGACAATCATCAGGGCGGCCGTGCCGGCGATCAGCCCTCCAACGCGCTGGCCCGCCGTCTGCGCGAACTGCCGTTCCGGGTGGACCGCCTGAAGACCGGCACCCCGCCCCGGATCGACGGCAAAACCGTGGATTACAGCGTCATGGAAGAGCAGTGGGGCGATACCCCGCTGCCGGTGATGAGCTACCTGGGTAAGGTGGAAGAGCACCCGCAGCAGGTGTGCTGTTATATCACCCACACCAATGCCCAGACCCATGACATCATCCGCAGTGGTTTCGATCGCAGCCCCATGTTCACCGGCGTGATCGAAGGCACCGGCCCGCGCTACTGCCCGTCCATCGAGGACAAGGTGAATCGCTACCCGGACAAGGACACCCATCAGATCTTTGTGGAGCCGGAAGGCCTCGACACCCACGAGCTGTACCCCAATGGTATTTCCACCAGCCTGCCCTTCGATGTGCAGTTGCAGGCGGTGCGCTCCATCCGTGGCTTCGAGAACGCCCACATTACCCGCCCGGGCTATGCCATCGAGTATGACTTCTTCAATCCCCAGGACCTGAAGCACAGCCTGGAGACCAAGCACATGCCAGGGCTGTTCTTTGCCGGCCAGATCAATGGCACCACCGGTTATGAAGAAGCCGGTGCCCAGGGGTTGCTGGCGGGCCTGAATGCGGCGCGCATGAGCCTGGAGCAGGACGCCTGGACCCCCCGTCGCGACGAAGCCTACATTGGGGTATTGGTAGACGATCTGATCACCATGGGCACCCAGGAGCCCTACCGCATGTTCACCAGCCGCGCCGAATACCGGTTGCTGCTGCGTGAAGACAATGCCGACCTGCGCCTCACCGAAAAGGGCCACGAACTGGGTCTGGTGGACGACGAGCGCTGGGCTGCCTTTAACGCCAAGCGCGAGGGTATGGCAAAGGAAGAGCAGCGCCTGAAGAGCACCTGGGTGCGTCCGCAGACGCCGCAAGCCGAAGCAGTGAACCGCCTGATCGACAAGCCGCTCACCCGCGAGTACAGCCTGCTGGATCTGCTCAAGCGCCCGGAGCTGGATTACGCGGGCCTGGCGGATGCCGTCGCCCTGGAAGATCGCCCGGCCGAGGACGTGGTCGAGCAGATGGAAATTCTCGCCAAGTACGCCGGCTATATTGATCGTCAGACTGACGAGATCGAAAAGCTGCGCGCCGCGGAAACCACCGCCCTGCCTGCGGACTTCGATTATGAGCAGGTGAAAGGCCTGTCCAATGAGGTGAAGCAGAAGCTCGGCACCGTGCGCCCGGAAACCCTGGGCCAGGCGGGTCGCATTCCCGGGGTGACCCCGGCGGCCATTTCCCTGCTGATGATCTACCTGAAAAAACACCGCCACCAGAACAAGGCCGCCCAACACGCATGAGCCTGCCTGCACAACTTGCTGACACCCTGACCCGGGGCATTGATGCCCTGGGCGTGACCCTGAGTGATGACCAGCAGCGCCTGCTGCTCAACTACGTGGAACTGCTGGTGAAATGGAACCAGGCCTACAACCTGACTGCCATCCGCGATCCGCAGGAAATGGTGGTCCGCCACCTCCTTGATTCCCTGGCGGTACTGCCGTTCGTTGATAATGGCGACACCCTGGATGTGGGCACCGGCGCCGGCATCCCCGGCATTATTCTGGCGGTGTCCCGCCCGCAACAATCCTTCACCCTGCTGGATTCCAACGGCAAGAAGACCCGCTTCGTGCGCCAGGCCCGCCGGGAACTGGGTCTGGACAACGTGGAGGTTGTACACGGTCGCGTGGAACAGTACCGTAAAGCACCATCACAGATTATTTGCCGGGCCTTTGCCTCCTTGTCGGACATGCTGGCGCTGATGACGCCCATAATGACCGACAATACCCGACTGCTGGCCATGAAAGCGGCCAGCACGGAAGAGGAGCTGGCCACCCTGCCGCCAGGCTGGAAGGGGCATCACCACACCCTGACGGTTCCCGGGCTGGACGAGGCGCGCACCCTGGTGATCGTAGAGTCGGTTTCGTAGGTCGGAAATGGGCGTCAGCCCATCTCCGACAGGATGCCACGGCACGGGGTGGAGCGATCGGTGGAGATTGCCAGCAGCAATTTCCACCCTACAAAGAGCGGGTAGCAGGGTTTCGCGTCCGGCATCCAGCTTCTGGCGTCAGGCGTACAATCAAGGAGAACAGCGTGACCACCGTATTTGCCGTAGCGAACCAGAAAGGCGGCGTGGGGAAGACGACCAGCAGTGTGAACCTGGCCGCATCACTGGCTGCCACCCGCAAGAAGGTGCTGCTGGTGGACATCGACCCCCAGGGCAATGCCACCACCGGTTCCGGGGTGGACAAGTTCGATACCGACTACACCATTTACGATGTGCTCTGCGACGAAGTGCCCACCGAGCAGGCCATCGTCGGCACGCCGGAAGACAGCGGCTTTGACCTGATCACCGCCAATGGCGATCTTACCGCCGCCGAGGTGCAGCTGCTCGAGATGAAGTCTCGTGAATTTCGCCTGCGCAATGCGCTGGCGCGCATCCGAGACAACTACGATTACATCCTCATCGACTGCCCGCCGTCCCTGAACATGCTCACCGTGAACGCGCTGACGGCGGCGGACTCGGTGATCGTGCCGATCCAGTGCGAGTACTACGCCCTGGAAGGGCTCACCGCGCTGATGAATACCATTGAGAAGATCCGCACGGTGCTCAATCCCAAGCTGCACATCGGCGGCCTGCTGCGCACCATGTACGACCCGCGCAACAGCCTGTCCAACGACGTCTCCAACCAGCTCATCAGCCACTTCGGCGACAAGGTTTACCGCACCATCATTCCGCGCAACGTGCGGCTGGCGGAAGCGCCCAGCCACGGTGCGCCGGTGATCACCTATGATCCCAAGTCCCGAGGGGCGGTAAGCTACCTGGCCCTGGCCGGCGAAATCCTGCGCCGCGAACAGGCGCTCAAGAATCAGCCGGCAGCGGCATCGTAATTGCACGGCGACTGGAATTGTTTTTGCGCGTCAGGCATCCGGCGTCTGGCGTCAGGCATAAATTAAGGAAACACCATGGCGGCAAAGCGTAAACGCGGTCTCAGCAAGGGCCTGGATGCCCTGCTCAGCAGCAACGAGTCCTACCAGCAACGGCAGCAGGACGAAGTCAGCATCGAGTCCGAAGGGCAGCCGGATCCGGTCACCCAGCCCCCCCGTGACGGCGAGCTGCGCCACTTGCCGGTGGAATACATGGAGCGTGGCCGCTACCAGCCGCGCCGTGACATGTCCCCGGATGCTCTGGAAGAGCTGGCCGAGTCCATCCGTGC
Proteins encoded in this window:
- a CDS encoding ParA family protein — its product is MTTVFAVANQKGGVGKTTSSVNLAASLAATRKKVLLVDIDPQGNATTGSGVDKFDTDYTIYDVLCDEVPTEQAIVGTPEDSGFDLITANGDLTAAEVQLLEMKSREFRLRNALARIRDNYDYILIDCPPSLNMLTVNALTAADSVIVPIQCEYYALEGLTALMNTIEKIRTVLNPKLHIGGLLRTMYDPRNSLSNDVSNQLISHFGDKVYRTIIPRNVRLAEAPSHGAPVITYDPKSRGAVSYLALAGEILRREQALKNQPAAAS
- the mnmG gene encoding tRNA uridine-5-carboxymethylaminomethyl(34) synthesis enzyme MnmG is translated as MDYSQRYGVIVIGGGHAGTEAALASARMGVSTLLLTHNIETLGQMSCNPAIGGIGKSHLVREIDALGGAMARATDKGGIQFRVLNARKGPAVRATRAQADRIRYKAAIRDILENQPNLTIFQQPVDDLIVDNGRCVGAVTNMGLRFHGDAVVLCTGTFLGGVIHIGMDNHQGGRAGDQPSNALARRLRELPFRVDRLKTGTPPRIDGKTVDYSVMEEQWGDTPLPVMSYLGKVEEHPQQVCCYITHTNAQTHDIIRSGFDRSPMFTGVIEGTGPRYCPSIEDKVNRYPDKDTHQIFVEPEGLDTHELYPNGISTSLPFDVQLQAVRSIRGFENAHITRPGYAIEYDFFNPQDLKHSLETKHMPGLFFAGQINGTTGYEEAGAQGLLAGLNAARMSLEQDAWTPRRDEAYIGVLVDDLITMGTQEPYRMFTSRAEYRLLLREDNADLRLTEKGHELGLVDDERWAAFNAKREGMAKEEQRLKSTWVRPQTPQAEAVNRLIDKPLTREYSLLDLLKRPELDYAGLADAVALEDRPAEDVVEQMEILAKYAGYIDRQTDEIEKLRAAETTALPADFDYEQVKGLSNEVKQKLGTVRPETLGQAGRIPGVTPAAISLLMIYLKKHRHQNKAAQHA
- a CDS encoding potassium/proton antiporter, producing the protein MYSLNLFLLVGTGLMFTGLLLGSLSARFGVPSLLIFLVVGMLAGEDGIGGIEFDDFSTAYVIGNIALAVILLDGGLRTRLSTFKLGLRPALSLATLGVAISAGLVGAFAIWLMGVDWRLGLLLGGIIGSTDAAAVFSVIKGAGVKLNERVASTLEIESGLNDPMAIFITLMLVGMLVEPDTQWGFGMAITLLKQFGLGILLGLLLGVGISEVLLRVRSNEGLHALLLCSGGAMVFAVTNLVGGSGFLAIYLTGLVAGNRRGGTGDNILKSMDSMAWLAQSGMFLILGLLVTPSRLTEHLVWALAVAAFLMLFARPVAVWISLLPFRFKAREEIFIAWTGLRGAVPIVLAVFPLLAGVEQTYLLFDITLVVVLISLIGQGASLRFMARRMKVSLPPSTEARQIVPLAAPRDRFLLQFQVEEGARAVGKPLNALSDEGRTPLMLYRNHQVHSPTEEPVIEAGDLISWLAPLSHKPALSDLCHHMSPDEKRYYGDFTVIGKTPVAQLIAIYGVESPPPLWQGLTVTELFTKQVGKQAVVGDTVRISGLRLRARSVEDGLVVMAGLKLPG
- the rsmG gene encoding 16S rRNA (guanine(527)-N(7))-methyltransferase RsmG, with amino-acid sequence MSLPAQLADTLTRGIDALGVTLSDDQQRLLLNYVELLVKWNQAYNLTAIRDPQEMVVRHLLDSLAVLPFVDNGDTLDVGTGAGIPGIILAVSRPQQSFTLLDSNGKKTRFVRQARRELGLDNVEVVHGRVEQYRKAPSQIICRAFASLSDMLALMTPIMTDNTRLLAMKAASTEEELATLPPGWKGHHHTLTVPGLDEARTLVIVESVS